GTCCACGAACGCCGCCGCCTCGGCCGCGGTCGGGGCGGCGCGGGCCGGCTGCGGGGCCCCGGCCGGCGGGGGCACGGCCGGCGTACAGCCGGCCGCGAGCAGCAGCACGGCGGGGAGCAGCAGGAAAGCTCGACCCATGGCTCGACCTCGGTTCAGCGTGGACAGACCGGTCCCCGGCGCGGGAAGGGGCGCCCGGTCCGTTTCGCTGGCGCAGGGAGCATGCCGGGCCACAAAATGAGAACCGCCCCGGGACCCCGGGGCGGCTCAGGTGAGACGTCAGCGGCCGGCACGGCCTCCTACTTCTCCTCCGCCACCCAGCGCTCGATCTTCTCCCGCAGCACGGGAAGGGTCACCGCGCCCTCCTCGAGCACCCGGTCGTGGAAGCTGCGGATGTCGAACGCCTCGCCCTGGGCGCGCTCGGCCATCTCCCGCAGCCGCCGGATCTCCAGGTTGCCGAGCATGTAGGCGGTCGCCTGCCCGGGTACCGCGATGTAGCGGTCGACCTCCGCCGCGGCCCGCGCGGGCGACTCCGCGGTGTGTGCCAGGAGGTAGTCGATCGCCTGCTGGCGGCTCCAGCCGAGCTGGTGCATCCCGGCATCCACGACCAGCCGCGCGGCGCGCAGCGCCTCGTTGGAGAGGAGCCCCATGCGGTCCAGGTCGGAGGAGAAGAGACCCATCTCGTCCGCGAGCCGCTCGCTGTACAGCCCCCACCCCTCGCTGAAGCCCGAGGTGCCGAAGTAGCGGGTGATCGGGTGCGCCTCGGTGCGCTCCTTCGCGATGGCGATCTGCAGGTGGTGCCCCGGATAGGTCTCGTGGAAGGCGGTCGACTCCAGCCCCGCCCGGCTCTGCTTCTCCGGCTGGTAGGTGTTGATCAGGTAGATGGCGGGGCGGCTGCCGTCGTCCGGGGCCCCGCTGTACTGTCCGCCGGGCGCCGACTTCTCCTGGAAGGGCGGATACGGCTGGATGACGACCGGGGCCTTCGGGACGATGCCGAACCACTGCGGCACGGCGGCCTTGGCGCGGTCCACCGCGGCCTGGGCGTAGTCGATCATCTCCTGGCGCGAGCGGAAGGTGTACTGCGGATCGCTCTTCAGCCGCTCCAGAAGCGCGGGTACGTCGCCCGTGCCGAAGCTGCGCTGGGCGATCTCCTTCATCTCCGCCTGGATCTTCGACATCTCCCCCAGCCCCGTCTGGTGGATCTCCCGGGCCGGGACGTCCAGCGAGGTGTGGAAGCGGACCGCCGCCCGGTAGCACGCGTCTCCGCCGGGGTTTGCGGCGACCGCGATGTCGGTGCGGGCGGCC
This DNA window, taken from Longimicrobiaceae bacterium, encodes the following:
- a CDS encoding DUF885 domain-containing protein, with the protein product MTRPIRWTILPLLLGACAPRTPPAAPTEVMAAASAPREETASRVRALADEYVREHFVRNPTAATTAGWPEAEHGRLPDNSLEALRGWQEREDAWLTRVRAIDPTPLTGTPDYLTYAFLREALESRVGLRACRGELWAVSPTYTGWQAGFAFLSSVQPVGTPELRQKALQRFGALPAFLDTEVANLREGLRLGYTAPKSGVRSVIEQMDALLATPTADLPFYSPARRDSTPEFAKALERVAEAEIRPAIRRYRDFLANEYLPAARTDIAVAANPGGDACYRAAVRFHTSLDVPAREIHQTGLGEMSKIQAEMKEIAQRSFGTGDVPALLERLKSDPQYTFRSRQEMIDYAQAAVDRAKAAVPQWFGIVPKAPVVIQPYPPFQEKSAPGGQYSGAPDDGSRPAIYLINTYQPEKQSRAGLESTAFHETYPGHHLQIAIAKERTEAHPITRYFGTSGFSEGWGLYSERLADEMGLFSSDLDRMGLLSNEALRAARLVVDAGMHQLGWSRQQAIDYLLAHTAESPARAAAEVDRYIAVPGQATAYMLGNLEIRRLREMAERAQGEAFDIRSFHDRVLEEGAVTLPVLREKIERWVAEEK